From Actinomyces slackii, a single genomic window includes:
- a CDS encoding ABC transporter ATP-binding protein gives MPAATWNPADPVIELRGVHVIHTSRTGSLFKPEKVHAVNDVSLSVRRGETLGLVGESGCGKSTTARVMVGLQAATRGEVLFKGRPLGRSAADRRELGRSVSVVFQDPATALNPRMLIRDTLIDPLNVHGIGSQAEREGRVRDLLHLVGLPPSALNVLPRQISGGQRQRVAIARALALGPDIIVADEPTSALDVSVRAQVLNLLQDLKASLGLGLVFISHDINTVRYVSDRIAVMNSGSIVETGTTEEIFSHPNQDYTRTLLGAVPSLLQA, from the coding sequence ATGCCCGCCGCCACCTGGAACCCCGCCGACCCCGTCATCGAGCTGCGCGGCGTCCACGTCATCCACACCTCGCGCACCGGCTCGCTCTTCAAGCCCGAGAAGGTCCATGCCGTCAACGACGTCAGCCTGTCGGTGCGCCGCGGCGAGACCCTGGGCCTGGTGGGGGAGTCGGGCTGCGGGAAGTCGACCACCGCGCGGGTCATGGTGGGCCTGCAGGCCGCCACCCGCGGGGAGGTCCTCTTCAAGGGCAGACCCCTGGGGCGCTCGGCCGCGGACCGCCGCGAGCTGGGGCGCTCGGTCTCCGTGGTCTTCCAGGACCCGGCCACCGCCCTCAACCCCCGCATGCTCATCCGCGACACCCTCATCGACCCGCTCAACGTCCACGGGATCGGCTCGCAGGCCGAGCGCGAGGGCCGCGTGCGCGACCTGCTCCACCTGGTGGGCCTGCCGCCCTCGGCACTCAACGTCCTTCCCCGCCAGATCTCTGGGGGCCAGCGCCAGCGCGTGGCCATCGCCCGGGCCCTGGCCCTGGGCCCCGACATCATCGTGGCCGACGAGCCGACCAGCGCCCTGGACGTCTCGGTGCGGGCCCAGGTGCTCAACCTGCTCCAGGACCTCAAGGCGAGCCTGGGGCTGGGCCTGGTCTTCATCAGCCACGACATCAACACCGTGCGCTACGTCTCCGACCGGATCGCCGTCATGAACTCCGGCAGCATCGTGGAGACCGGCACCACCGAGGAGATCTTCTCCCATCCCAACCAGGACTACACCCGCACCCTGCTCGGCGCGGTCCCCTCACTGCTCCAGGCCTGA
- a CDS encoding dihydrodipicolinate synthase family protein, whose product MDTRFTGVIPPVITPFTPQGELDAQSLDRLIDHLIDGGVHGLFPLGSSGEVAYLTDARREAVLRRVVSRVDGRVPVLAGAIDTTASRVIEQARRAQDLGADAVVVTCPFYALNDEAEIAAHFRAVAAALTIPVLAYDVPVRLGGTKLSRDLLVGLGKEGVIVGVKDSSGDDVAFRRLVAANEAAGHPLALLSGHELMVDGMLLLGADGCVPGYGNVEPRPYRQMWDASRQGQWQRVREIQDGLAARFEAVFAVQGRSGDATGIGAFKTAMAQMGIIATNRMAFPIEPLEEANREAVVEVMRREGLI is encoded by the coding sequence ATGGACACCCGCTTCACCGGCGTCATCCCGCCCGTCATCACCCCCTTCACCCCCCAGGGCGAGCTCGACGCCCAGAGCCTGGACCGCCTCATCGACCACCTCATCGACGGCGGCGTCCACGGCCTGTTCCCCCTGGGCTCATCCGGCGAGGTCGCCTACCTGACCGACGCCCGGCGCGAGGCCGTGCTCCGGCGCGTCGTCTCCCGCGTGGACGGGCGCGTGCCCGTCCTGGCCGGGGCCATCGACACCACCGCCTCGCGCGTCATCGAGCAGGCCCGGCGGGCCCAGGACCTGGGGGCCGACGCCGTCGTGGTCACCTGCCCCTTCTACGCCCTCAACGATGAGGCCGAGATCGCCGCCCACTTCCGGGCCGTGGCCGCCGCCCTGACCATCCCCGTCCTGGCCTATGACGTCCCCGTGCGCCTTGGCGGGACCAAGCTCTCGCGCGACCTGCTCGTGGGCCTGGGCAAGGAGGGCGTGATCGTCGGGGTCAAGGACTCCTCGGGCGACGACGTGGCCTTCCGCCGTCTCGTGGCCGCCAACGAGGCGGCCGGACACCCCCTCGCCCTGCTCAGCGGGCATGAGCTCATGGTCGACGGGATGCTCCTGCTGGGCGCTGACGGCTGCGTGCCCGGATACGGCAACGTCGAGCCCCGCCCCTACCGCCAGATGTGGGACGCCTCCAGGCAGGGCCAGTGGCAGCGGGTCCGCGAGATCCAGGACGGGCTCGCCGCCCGGTTCGAGGCGGTCTTCGCCGTCCAGGGACGCTCCGGCGATGCCACCGGCATCGGGGCCTTCAAGACCGCCATGGCCCAGATGGGCATCATCGCCACCAACCGCATGGCCTTTCCCATCGAGCCGCTGGAGGAGGCCAACAGGGAGGCAGTGGTCGAGGTCATGAGGCGCGAGGGCCTCATCTGA
- a CDS encoding ROK family protein gives MESAQRICAPDPHGPGAVVGLDLGGTKMAAALVGADGVLLGPAARLDTPASQGPEAILDAVASLVLDLAASAGPGEPPIAAVGIGTAGVVDTTTGTIISATEALAGWAGTPVAQGLSQRLEPAGLGRIPIDVVNDVDAYATAEAWRGAGRGCSSLLVAAVGTGVGGALVLEGRTRRGAHHVAGEIGHIPAPGAQGETCTCGRIGHLEAVVAGPQIHRRYLAGGGDDAVRDARQVEERALAGEELALAVYRDSAQALGQALAGLASAIDPDRILISGGLARAGDLWWGPLRRAFAAEVIEPLAGIEILPAALGTTAPIIGAARGALRAAGLPETEPGAARDTTDQPQEEP, from the coding sequence ATGGAGTCCGCACAGCGCATCTGCGCCCCCGACCCTCATGGGCCGGGCGCCGTCGTCGGCCTGGACCTGGGCGGCACCAAGATGGCCGCCGCCCTGGTGGGGGCCGATGGCGTCCTCCTGGGTCCCGCGGCCCGCCTGGACACCCCGGCCAGCCAGGGGCCGGAGGCGATTCTCGACGCCGTCGCCTCCCTGGTGCTGGACCTGGCCGCCTCGGCGGGGCCGGGAGAGCCGCCGATCGCCGCGGTGGGAATCGGCACCGCCGGGGTGGTCGACACCACTACCGGCACCATCATCTCGGCGACCGAGGCGCTCGCGGGCTGGGCCGGCACCCCCGTGGCCCAGGGCCTGTCCCAGCGCCTGGAGCCCGCCGGCCTGGGCCGCATCCCCATCGACGTGGTCAACGACGTCGACGCCTACGCCACCGCCGAGGCCTGGAGGGGAGCCGGGCGGGGATGCTCCAGCCTTCTCGTGGCCGCCGTGGGAACCGGGGTGGGAGGGGCCCTGGTTTTGGAGGGGCGGACCCGGCGCGGAGCCCACCACGTGGCCGGGGAGATCGGGCACATCCCCGCCCCGGGCGCGCAGGGGGAGACCTGCACCTGCGGGCGGATCGGGCACCTGGAGGCCGTTGTGGCGGGGCCCCAGATCCACCGGCGGTACCTGGCCGGGGGAGGGGACGACGCCGTGCGGGACGCCCGCCAGGTCGAGGAGCGGGCCCTGGCCGGAGAGGAGCTGGCCCTGGCGGTCTACCGCGACTCGGCGCAGGCCCTGGGACAGGCGCTGGCGGGACTGGCCAGCGCCATCGACCCCGATCGCATCCTCATCTCCGGGGGCCTGGCCCGGGCGGGGGACCTGTGGTGGGGGCCCCTGCGCCGGGCCTTCGCCGCCGAGGTCATCGAGCCCCTGGCCGGCATCGAGATCCTCCCGGCCGCCCTGGGAACCACCGCCCCCATCATCGGGGCCGCGCGCGGCGCCCTGAGGGCCGCGGGCCTGCCCGAGACCGAGCCGGGCGCCGCCCGGGACACCACCGATCAGCCCCAGGAGGAGCCGTGA
- a CDS encoding N-acetylmannosamine-6-phosphate 2-epimerase, protein MTTTRQPPPGDHPVLTRLRGGLIASAQAYPGEPMRDPRTMCQVAQACATGGAVGIRAQGLADLSLITQQVDLPVIGLWKDGTQGVFITPTLTHAIAVASTGCQIVALDGTRRPRPDGLTLAQTVAELRQARTGALVMADCGSLEDALAAQDAGVDILGTTLAGYTGQRPATQGPDLELVDEIVARAELPVIVEGRVHTPAQAAAAMERGAFAVVVGTAITHPTTITSWFVSAVSGA, encoded by the coding sequence GTGACCACGACCCGCCAGCCGCCCCCCGGTGACCACCCCGTTCTGACGCGCCTGCGCGGCGGGCTCATCGCCTCCGCCCAGGCCTACCCGGGCGAGCCCATGCGCGATCCGCGCACCATGTGCCAGGTCGCCCAGGCCTGCGCCACAGGAGGAGCCGTGGGCATCAGGGCCCAGGGTCTGGCCGACCTGAGCCTCATCACCCAGCAGGTCGACCTTCCGGTCATCGGGCTGTGGAAGGACGGGACCCAGGGCGTCTTCATCACCCCCACCCTGACCCACGCCATCGCCGTGGCCTCCACCGGCTGCCAGATCGTCGCCCTGGACGGGACCCGCCGACCCCGCCCCGACGGGCTCACTCTGGCCCAGACCGTGGCCGAGCTGCGCCAGGCACGGACCGGTGCCCTGGTCATGGCGGACTGCGGAAGCCTTGAGGACGCCCTGGCCGCCCAGGACGCCGGCGTCGACATCCTGGGCACCACCCTGGCCGGCTACACCGGGCAGCGCCCCGCCACCCAGGGCCCGGACCTGGAGCTGGTCGATGAGATCGTGGCCCGCGCCGAGCTGCCCGTCATCGTCGAGGGCCGCGTGCACACTCCCGCCCAGGCCGCCGCCGCCATGGAGCGGGGGGCCTTCGCCGTCGTGGTGGGCACGGCCATCACGCACCCGACCACGATCACCTCCTGGTTCGTCAGCGCCGTCAGCGGCGCCTGA
- a CDS encoding HU family DNA-binding protein, which produces MSVNRTELIAAIAEKAGLTKTDADAFLGAFQDVLVENVAKGEAVKITGLMGVERVERAARTGRNPRTGEEIQIPAGYGVKVTVGSSLKKAVAG; this is translated from the coding sequence ATGTCTGTCAACCGCACCGAGCTCATCGCCGCCATCGCCGAGAAGGCCGGCCTGACCAAGACCGACGCCGACGCGTTCCTGGGTGCCTTCCAGGACGTCCTGGTCGAGAACGTCGCCAAGGGCGAGGCCGTCAAGATCACCGGCCTCATGGGCGTTGAGCGCGTCGAGCGCGCTGCACGCACCGGCCGCAACCCCCGTACCGGCGAGGAGATCCAGATCCCCGCCGGCTACGGCGTCAAGGTCACCGTCGGCTCTTCCCTGAAGAAGGCCGTCGCCGGCTGA
- a CDS encoding ABC transporter ATP-binding protein, with the protein MSAQPPHQPSPGAPAIVLEGLAKAFGHKLAVDHLSLEIPTGSFYGVVGPNGAGKTTTLSMATGLLRPDAGRALIHGTDIWAEPQRAKALLGVLPDGLRTFDRLNGMELVTYSGLLRGMERQTVESRAVELITVLGLWEAGTKLVADYSAGMRKKIHLACAMVHSPAILVLDEPFEAVDPISAQTIQTILRDFAAAGGTVVISSHVMDTVERLCDHVAIINAGRVMTAGSTTEVAAGGSLEERFTQVVGAQVRTEGLAWLRPSSH; encoded by the coding sequence ATGTCCGCACAGCCTCCGCACCAGCCCAGTCCCGGTGCTCCCGCCATCGTCCTGGAGGGGCTCGCCAAGGCCTTCGGCCACAAGCTCGCCGTTGACCACCTGAGCCTGGAGATCCCCACCGGGAGCTTCTACGGGGTGGTGGGCCCCAACGGCGCAGGCAAGACCACCACCCTGTCCATGGCCACGGGCCTGCTGCGCCCCGACGCCGGACGCGCCCTCATCCACGGCACCGACATCTGGGCCGAGCCGCAGCGGGCCAAGGCGCTCCTGGGGGTCCTGCCCGACGGTCTGCGCACCTTCGACCGGCTCAACGGCATGGAGCTGGTCACCTACTCCGGCCTCCTGCGCGGCATGGAGCGCCAGACCGTCGAATCGAGGGCCGTCGAGCTCATCACCGTGCTGGGCCTGTGGGAGGCCGGCACCAAGCTCGTGGCCGACTACTCGGCGGGCATGCGCAAGAAGATCCACCTGGCCTGCGCCATGGTGCACTCCCCGGCCATCCTCGTCCTGGACGAGCCCTTCGAGGCCGTCGACCCCATCTCCGCTCAGACCATTCAGACGATCCTGCGGGACTTCGCGGCCGCCGGGGGAACCGTCGTCATCTCCAGCCACGTTATGGACACCGTCGAGCGCCTGTGCGATCACGTGGCCATCATCAACGCCGGCCGCGTCATGACAGCGGGGTCCACCACTGAGGTCGCCGCCGGAGGCAGCCTTGAGGAGCGCTTCACCCAGGTCGTGGGGGCGCAGGTGCGCACGGAGGGACTGGCATGGTTGCGACCCTCGTCTCACTGA
- the nagB gene encoding glucosamine-6-phosphate deaminase — protein sequence MKLVILDTAEAIAQRAADEIEALLTAKPNAILGTATGSSPLPLYDELTARCAAGRISFAEVTGFMLDEYVGLPEGHPERYATFMETNLRSRVDMRPGALHGPNALAEDLQAACQEYEEQMAAAGYCDLQILGIGTDGHIGFNEPGGPLDSRTHVDVLTEQTRRDNARFFNDDIEAVPTHCLTQGLATIMEARKLLLIATGEGKAQAIRELVEGEISAEWPATVMQGHDDALVLVDPAAASLLTRD from the coding sequence GTGAAACTCGTCATCCTGGACACGGCCGAGGCGATCGCCCAGCGCGCTGCCGACGAGATCGAGGCATTGCTGACCGCCAAGCCGAACGCCATCCTGGGGACCGCCACCGGCTCGAGCCCCCTGCCCCTCTACGACGAGCTCACCGCCCGCTGCGCCGCCGGGCGCATCAGCTTCGCCGAGGTCACCGGCTTCATGCTCGACGAGTACGTGGGACTGCCCGAGGGCCACCCCGAGCGCTACGCCACCTTCATGGAGACCAACCTGCGCTCGCGGGTGGATATGCGCCCCGGCGCCCTGCACGGCCCCAACGCCCTGGCCGAGGATCTCCAGGCCGCCTGCCAGGAGTATGAGGAGCAGATGGCCGCCGCCGGCTACTGCGACCTGCAGATCCTGGGCATCGGCACCGACGGCCACATCGGCTTCAACGAGCCGGGAGGGCCCCTGGACTCGCGCACGCATGTCGACGTCCTGACCGAGCAGACCCGCAGGGACAACGCCCGCTTCTTCAACGACGACATCGAGGCCGTGCCCACCCACTGCCTCACCCAGGGCCTGGCCACCATCATGGAGGCCCGAAAGCTCCTCCTCATCGCCACCGGCGAGGGCAAGGCCCAGGCCATCCGCGAGCTCGTCGAGGGCGAGATCAGCGCCGAATGGCCGGCCACCGTCATGCAGGGCCACGACGACGCCCTGGTGCTGGTGGACCCGGCAGCCGCCAGCCTCCTGACGCGCGACTGA
- a CDS encoding DUF3039 domain-containing protein: MTPILASADPGDPGRPSDPAAEPSQGVGTAVLEREELQSTDDGDADRFAHYVRKDKIAAAATTGRPVVALCGKVWTPGRDPSKYPVCPTCKSIYEQMRDGGDSGKGPRFPRFPFGRGGQ; the protein is encoded by the coding sequence ATGACTCCTATCCTCGCCAGCGCAGACCCCGGTGACCCCGGCCGTCCCTCGGATCCCGCTGCCGAGCCCTCTCAGGGCGTGGGCACGGCGGTGCTCGAGCGCGAGGAGCTCCAGTCCACCGATGACGGCGACGCCGACCGCTTCGCCCACTACGTGCGCAAGGACAAGATCGCCGCCGCGGCGACCACCGGGCGCCCCGTGGTCGCCCTGTGCGGCAAGGTGTGGACCCCCGGGCGCGACCCGTCGAAGTACCCGGTGTGCCCCACCTGCAAGTCCATCTACGAGCAGATGCGCGATGGCGGCGACTCCGGCAAGGGGCCGCGCTTCCCCCGCTTCCCCTTCGGACGAGGCGGTCAGTGA
- a CDS encoding DEAD/DEAH box helicase encodes MSAATGGRAAHHPSRVSTSAAQSLPPAYPRRAAWGTAGSLRAWQAAALEQYLTAMPEDFMAVATPGAGKTTFALRVATELLSAGDVHRLTVVCPTEHLKYQWAEAAARVGIHIDPAYANSQGALGARFDGVALTYAQVAANPNLHRARTDRSRTLVILDEIHHAGDALSWGDAIREAFTPARRRLALTGTPFRSDIAPIPFVRYRPDSAGVQRSQADYSYGYSDALRDGVVRPVMFMSYSGQMRWRTKAGDEVAARLGEPLTKDMESQAWRTALDPAGEWIPAVLAAADQRLSEVRRQVPDAGALVIASNQATARAYAKQLHAITGQAPTVVLSDDSGASSRIEAFAASTDRWMVAVRMVSEGVDVPRLAVGVYATSTSTPLFFAQAVGRFVRSRARGETASVFLPSVTPLLGLANEMEVARDHALARPQAQDDGDTLFNPEDRLVAEANKEESASADLLPGYEAMGSQAEFDRVLFDGGEFGTGAMVGSVEEQEYLGLPGLLEPEQVTALLRQRQDKQIQAQRKQAAAAEQRRANSGVDDARRRAAARKELSQLVSAWARRSNQPHGVVHTELRRVCGGPEVAAASTEEIEKRIQTLRRWFVGKR; translated from the coding sequence GTGAGCGCCGCCACCGGCGGTCGGGCAGCTCACCACCCCTCGCGGGTATCGACGTCGGCAGCGCAGAGCCTGCCTCCGGCCTACCCCCGTCGTGCCGCCTGGGGGACGGCCGGATCCCTGCGCGCATGGCAGGCGGCGGCCCTGGAGCAGTACCTGACCGCCATGCCCGAGGACTTCATGGCGGTGGCGACCCCCGGGGCGGGCAAGACCACCTTCGCACTGCGCGTGGCCACGGAGCTGCTCAGTGCCGGGGATGTTCACAGGCTCACCGTCGTGTGCCCCACCGAGCACCTGAAGTACCAGTGGGCCGAGGCCGCCGCCCGCGTGGGCATCCACATCGACCCCGCCTACGCCAACTCCCAGGGGGCGCTGGGAGCCCGCTTCGACGGCGTCGCCCTGACCTACGCCCAGGTCGCCGCCAACCCCAACCTCCACCGCGCCCGCACCGACCGCTCCCGGACCCTGGTGATCCTCGACGAGATCCACCACGCCGGCGACGCCCTGAGCTGGGGGGACGCCATCCGGGAGGCCTTCACCCCTGCCCGGCGCCGCCTGGCCCTGACCGGGACGCCCTTCCGCTCAGACATCGCCCCTATTCCCTTCGTGCGCTACCGGCCCGACTCCGCCGGCGTCCAGCGCTCCCAGGCCGATTACTCCTACGGGTACTCCGATGCCCTGCGCGACGGCGTCGTGCGCCCGGTGATGTTCATGTCCTACTCCGGGCAGATGCGCTGGCGCACCAAGGCGGGCGACGAGGTGGCCGCGCGACTGGGCGAGCCCCTGACCAAGGACATGGAGTCCCAGGCCTGGCGCACCGCCCTGGACCCGGCGGGGGAGTGGATCCCCGCCGTCCTGGCCGCCGCCGATCAGCGCCTGAGCGAGGTGCGCCGTCAGGTCCCCGACGCCGGCGCCCTGGTCATCGCCTCCAACCAGGCCACCGCCCGGGCCTATGCCAAGCAGCTGCATGCCATCACCGGCCAGGCTCCCACCGTGGTGCTCTCCGATGACTCGGGGGCCTCCAGCCGCATCGAGGCCTTCGCCGCCTCCACCGACCGCTGGATGGTCGCGGTGCGCATGGTCTCCGAGGGAGTCGACGTCCCGCGCCTGGCCGTGGGCGTCTACGCCACCTCCACCTCCACGCCCCTGTTCTTCGCCCAGGCGGTGGGCAGATTCGTGCGCTCCCGGGCCCGCGGGGAGACGGCCTCGGTGTTCCTGCCCTCGGTCACCCCCCTGCTGGGGCTGGCCAATGAGATGGAGGTCGCCCGCGACCACGCCCTGGCCAGGCCGCAGGCCCAGGACGACGGGGACACGCTGTTCAACCCCGAGGACCGGCTGGTGGCCGAGGCCAACAAGGAGGAGTCCGCCTCGGCCGATCTTCTGCCGGGCTATGAGGCCATGGGCAGTCAGGCCGAGTTCGACCGCGTGCTCTTCGATGGCGGTGAGTTCGGCACCGGGGCCATGGTGGGCTCGGTGGAGGAGCAGGAGTACCTGGGTCTGCCCGGCCTGCTGGAGCCCGAGCAGGTCACGGCCCTGCTGCGCCAGCGACAGGACAAGCAGATCCAGGCCCAGAGGAAGCAGGCGGCCGCCGCCGAGCAGCGGCGCGCCAACTCAGGGGTGGATGACGCCCGTCGTCGGGCTGCGGCCCGCAAGGAGCTCTCCCAGCTGGTCTCCGCCTGGGCGCGGCGCTCCAATCAGCCTCATGGCGTGGTCCACACCGAGCTGCGACGGGTGTGCGGCGGACCGGAGGTGGCCGCGGCCTCGACCGAGGAGATCGAGAAGCGCATCCAGACGCTGCGACGCTGGTTCGTGGGCAAGCGGTAG
- a CDS encoding nicotinate phosphoribosyltransferase, with protein sequence MNSFHTAPSTAPSTSLLTDMYELTMLQSALHSGTASRPSVFELFGRRLPGSRRFGVVAGTGRLLDAIESFTFTGEQIDFLHRTGVVNDETLDYLRDYRFTGTIRGYAEGECYFAGSPLLSVEGTFAEACIIETVALSIYNYDCAVASAASRMTIAAHGRPCIDFGARRAHEQAAVAAARAAVVGGFVGTSNLEAGLAYDIPTFGTSAHSFTLLHDSEEEAFAAQIASLGTGTTILVDTYDVATGVERAVAAARAAGGELGAVRLDSGDLVAGAFKVRAQLDALGATSTKITVTSDLDEYAIAGLGAAPVDSYGVGTRLVTGSGRPTAALVYKLVERQGATGRMEEVAKFSSGGKSTVGGAKWAGRVLDSSGTAVEELVVSCSAQAEAMRALEAAHARPLQVTLVEEGRIVEEHRGHEALQAAAERHRVSRAELPYDAWRLSEGEPALPTRHVDLDGTGARRR encoded by the coding sequence GTGAACAGCTTCCACACCGCGCCGTCGACCGCGCCGTCGACCTCACTGCTCACCGACATGTACGAGCTGACGATGCTGCAGTCGGCCCTGCACTCGGGGACGGCGAGCCGCCCCAGCGTCTTCGAGCTCTTCGGTCGCCGCCTGCCCGGATCACGCCGATTCGGGGTGGTGGCCGGCACCGGCAGGCTGCTGGACGCGATCGAGTCCTTCACCTTCACCGGCGAGCAGATCGACTTCCTCCACCGCACCGGCGTGGTCAATGACGAGACGCTGGACTACTTGCGCGACTACCGCTTCACCGGGACGATCCGCGGCTATGCCGAGGGCGAGTGCTACTTCGCCGGCTCGCCGCTTCTCAGCGTCGAGGGGACCTTCGCCGAGGCCTGCATCATCGAGACGGTGGCCCTGTCCATCTACAACTACGACTGCGCCGTGGCCTCGGCGGCCTCGCGCATGACCATCGCCGCCCACGGCCGGCCCTGCATCGACTTCGGCGCTCGTCGCGCGCACGAGCAGGCGGCGGTGGCCGCGGCCCGGGCGGCCGTCGTCGGCGGATTCGTGGGGACATCGAACCTGGAGGCGGGCCTGGCCTATGACATTCCCACCTTCGGCACCTCGGCGCACTCCTTCACCCTCCTGCACGACTCCGAGGAGGAGGCCTTCGCCGCGCAGATCGCCTCCCTGGGAACCGGCACCACGATCCTGGTGGACACCTACGACGTGGCCACCGGCGTGGAGCGGGCGGTGGCCGCGGCCCGCGCGGCGGGCGGCGAGCTGGGGGCGGTGCGCCTGGACTCCGGCGACCTCGTGGCCGGGGCCTTCAAGGTGCGCGCCCAGCTCGACGCCCTGGGCGCCACCTCCACGAAGATCACCGTGACCAGCGATCTGGATGAGTACGCGATCGCCGGACTGGGCGCCGCCCCGGTGGACTCCTACGGGGTGGGGACCCGGCTCGTCACCGGCTCAGGGCGCCCGACCGCCGCACTGGTCTACAAGCTGGTCGAGCGCCAGGGCGCCACCGGGCGGATGGAGGAGGTCGCCAAGTTCTCCTCGGGCGGCAAGTCCACGGTGGGCGGGGCCAAGTGGGCCGGGCGCGTCCTGGACTCCTCGGGAACCGCCGTCGAGGAGCTCGTCGTGTCCTGCAGCGCGCAGGCCGAGGCCATGAGGGCCCTCGAGGCCGCCCATGCCCGTCCCTTGCAGGTGACCCTGGTCGAGGAGGGCCGGATCGTCGAGGAGCACCGCGGGCACGAGGCCCTCCAAGCCGCCGCCGAGCGCCACCGGGTCTCCCGCGCCGAGCTCCCCTACGACGCCTGGCGCCTGAGCGAGGGCGAGCCGGCGCTGCCCACCCGGCACGTCGACCTGGACGGCACCGGAGCCAGGCGGCGCTGA
- a CDS encoding integrase catalytic domain-containing protein, whose protein sequence is MGSELSMGARAEITRKYATAYARASKGDKGRMLDEVCAVTGWSRDNARRRLTQAAKRPGGAKKEAPRPRGRKYSYDALKVLQKVWAASGGQCGKYLAASMPLLLDLLQSHGELDDEPRYTPQVRAELEAMSAATIDRYLAPVRAKDPVRGISTTKAGPLLRNSITIRKAGDEIEAAPGFFEVDTVAHCGPVLKGEFARTLNMTDVLTGWVFTRTMRNNAEKHIIAALDAAIDAVPFPLLGMDFDNGSEFINHGVVAWAGNLGIYFTRARPYRKNDQATIESKNNHLVRRYGFYYRYDTDTERATLNRLWSLVDDRLNFLTPTRKPVGWGTDKAGRRKRLYDAPATPLERLLSTDALTGQHKDELIAYRDSLNPAKIARRIHDLQASLIMQAKTKTDELYAAQIPSALPDVHHSIRVKKASRHPTRFAGIPT, encoded by the coding sequence ATGGGAAGCGAGTTGTCGATGGGGGCTAGGGCTGAGATCACCAGGAAGTACGCCACGGCGTATGCCAGGGCGTCCAAGGGCGATAAGGGGCGGATGCTCGACGAGGTGTGCGCGGTGACTGGCTGGAGCCGGGACAACGCGCGCAGGCGCCTGACCCAGGCCGCCAAGCGCCCTGGCGGGGCCAAGAAGGAGGCGCCCAGGCCCAGGGGCCGCAAGTACTCCTATGACGCCCTGAAGGTCCTGCAAAAGGTGTGGGCGGCCAGTGGCGGGCAGTGCGGCAAGTACCTGGCGGCGTCCATGCCGCTGCTGCTCGACCTGCTCCAGTCCCACGGGGAGCTGGATGACGAGCCCCGATACACGCCCCAGGTGCGGGCAGAGCTGGAGGCCATGAGTGCGGCGACCATCGACCGGTACCTGGCCCCAGTACGCGCCAAGGACCCCGTCCGGGGGATCAGCACCACCAAGGCCGGGCCGCTGCTGCGCAACTCGATCACCATCCGCAAGGCCGGTGACGAGATCGAGGCCGCCCCGGGGTTCTTCGAGGTCGACACCGTCGCCCACTGCGGCCCGGTCCTCAAGGGCGAGTTCGCCCGGACCCTGAACATGACCGACGTGCTCACCGGGTGGGTGTTCACCCGCACGATGCGCAACAACGCGGAGAAGCACATCATTGCCGCCCTGGACGCAGCCATCGACGCCGTCCCGTTCCCGCTGCTGGGCATGGACTTCGACAACGGCAGCGAGTTCATCAACCACGGGGTCGTGGCATGGGCCGGCAACCTGGGCATCTACTTCACCAGGGCCCGGCCCTACCGCAAGAACGACCAGGCGACCATCGAGTCCAAGAACAACCATCTCGTGCGCCGCTACGGCTTCTACTACCGGTACGACACCGACACCGAGCGCGCCACCCTGAACCGCCTGTGGTCCCTGGTCGACGACCGCCTCAACTTCCTGACACCCACCCGCAAGCCCGTCGGGTGGGGCACCGACAAGGCCGGGCGGCGCAAGCGCCTCTACGACGCCCCCGCCACCCCGCTGGAGCGGCTCCTGTCCACTGATGCCCTGACCGGCCAGCACAAGGATGAGCTGATCGCCTACCGCGACAGCCTCAACCCCGCCAAGATCGCCAGGCGCATCCACGACCTTCAGGCCTCCCTGATCATGCAGGCCAAGACCAAGACCGACGAGCTCTACGCCGCCCAGATCCCCAGCGCCCTGCCCGACGTCCACCACAGCATCCGCGTCAAGAAAGCCTCCCGACACCCCACCCGTTTTGCGGGCATTCCTACATGA
- the clpS gene encoding ATP-dependent Clp protease adapter ClpS, protein MSPLPVVEPEVMEEARVRAQRLWCTVVHDDPVNTMSYVTWVFHSYFGLPIPVARARMLEVHTAGRAVVSRGSRERMEVDVSAMHGYGLRATIEPLAGGQEQDDGHDPSGGAA, encoded by the coding sequence ATGAGCCCTTTGCCCGTCGTCGAGCCCGAGGTCATGGAGGAGGCCCGCGTGCGCGCCCAGCGCCTGTGGTGCACCGTGGTCCACGACGATCCGGTCAACACCATGAGCTACGTGACCTGGGTCTTCCACTCCTACTTCGGCCTGCCGATCCCCGTGGCCAGGGCCCGCATGCTCGAAGTCCACACCGCAGGACGGGCGGTGGTCTCCCGTGGCTCGCGCGAGCGCATGGAGGTCGATGTCTCTGCCATGCACGGCTACGGCCTGCGCGCCACCATCGAGCCCCTGGCCGGTGGACAGGAGCAGGATGACGGCCATGACCCATCCGGGGGAGCCGCCTGA